A single Tenacibaculum sp. Bg11-29 DNA region contains:
- the ppk2 gene encoding polyphosphate kinase 2 — MGNKPKLTIDDFESVSTNEELLALIDKKGVSIDKVKEKIAYENELKELQVELVKLQQWVAKKNKRVAIVFEGRDAAGKGGNIRRFMEHLNPRSMRLVALNKPTVIEKGQWYFQRYIKELPNPGEIVFFDRSWYNRAVVEPVMGFCTKEEYKKFLVQVPEFEHMLYEDGVVIIKFWLSISKDEQMRRFDARNDDPLKRWKFSPVDKKGQELWHDYTFYRDEMFSKTHTTYSPWIVVKTNDKMKARVECIRHVLSQFDYQGSETQKIMTNPDPNIVMRYYRSVKHSD, encoded by the coding sequence ATGGGGAATAAACCAAAACTTACAATTGATGACTTCGAAAGCGTTTCAACAAATGAAGAATTGTTGGCGTTAATTGATAAAAAAGGAGTTTCTATAGATAAGGTTAAAGAGAAAATAGCATATGAAAATGAGTTAAAAGAGCTTCAGGTTGAGTTGGTTAAACTTCAGCAATGGGTGGCTAAAAAAAATAAACGTGTAGCTATTGTTTTTGAAGGGCGGGATGCTGCAGGGAAAGGAGGGAATATTCGTCGATTTATGGAGCATTTAAATCCTCGTTCTATGCGTTTGGTGGCGTTAAATAAACCTACTGTGATAGAGAAGGGGCAGTGGTATTTTCAGCGATATATTAAAGAATTGCCAAATCCAGGTGAAATTGTTTTTTTTGATAGAAGTTGGTATAATAGAGCTGTTGTTGAGCCGGTAATGGGGTTTTGTACAAAAGAAGAGTATAAGAAATTTTTAGTTCAAGTGCCAGAATTTGAGCATATGTTATATGAAGATGGTGTAGTTATTATTAAATTTTGGTTATCGATATCTAAAGATGAGCAAATGCGTAGATTCGATGCTAGAAACGATGATCCTTTAAAGAGATGGAAATTTAGTCCGGTAGATAAAAAAGGGCAAGAGTTGTGGCATGATTATACTTTTTATAGGGATGAAATGTTTAGTAAAACGCATACTACATACAGCCCGTGGATAGTTGTAAAAACAAATGATAAAATGAAAGCGAGAGTGGAGTGTATACGTCATGTATTGTCGCAGTTTGATTATCAGGGAAGTGAAACGCAAAAAATAATGACAAACCCTGATCCTAATATTGTAATGCGTTATTATCGTTCAGTAAAACATTCAGACTAA
- the ppk2 gene encoding polyphosphate kinase 2 produces MEKLTQKDVDKLNSNKGLKAILSKPFNLERAVRYVDYERKLKKLQVELIRLQTWAINQNERIIIIFEGRDAAGKGGAIRRITERINPRHMRIIALPKPNEDEKTQWYFQRYVEQFPKAGEIVFFDRSWYNRAVVEPVNGFCTQEEYQVFMNQVNDFERMILESGIRLVKIYMSINKKEQAKRFGDIKDNPLKQWKMTAVDKKAQELWDDYTGYKREMFSKTNTEISPWKVIRANRKTIARINVINHVLDSIPYDKDTVV; encoded by the coding sequence ATGGAGAAATTAACACAAAAAGATGTAGATAAGCTTAATTCGAATAAGGGATTAAAAGCAATTTTATCAAAGCCTTTTAATTTAGAGAGAGCGGTTAGGTATGTTGATTATGAGCGTAAACTAAAAAAATTACAAGTTGAATTAATTCGTTTGCAAACTTGGGCTATAAATCAAAATGAGCGCATAATTATTATTTTTGAAGGTCGAGACGCAGCAGGGAAAGGTGGTGCAATACGTCGAATTACAGAAAGAATTAATCCGCGTCATATGCGAATTATAGCTTTACCAAAGCCGAATGAAGATGAGAAAACACAATGGTATTTTCAAAGATATGTAGAGCAATTTCCTAAAGCAGGTGAAATTGTTTTTTTTGATAGAAGTTGGTATAACAGAGCTGTTGTAGAACCTGTAAATGGGTTTTGTACTCAAGAAGAGTATCAGGTGTTTATGAATCAAGTTAATGATTTTGAAAGAATGATTTTAGAGTCGGGTATTCGGTTAGTTAAAATATACATGTCTATTAATAAAAAAGAGCAGGCAAAACGATTCGGAGATATTAAAGACAATCCTTTAAAACAATGGAAGATGACTGCTGTTGATAAAAAAGCGCAAGAACTTTGGGATGATTACACAGGATATAAACGAGAGATGTTCTCGAAAACAAATACTGAAATATCACCATGGAAAGTAATACGTGCTAATCGAAAAACAATAGCACGTATTAATGTTATAAATCATGTGTTAGATAGTATTCCTTACGATAAGGATACAGTTGTGTGA
- a CDS encoding Smr/MutS family protein has protein sequence MCLEIGNKVAVLDADIRGVITRKENNMFFVKDEGGMEYSFFAAELVKIHVDQNELSKYIDVNNPFLKEKVRQVKKKEKSFFVKDKKEVVMEVDLHVNRLVKSTRGMDNYDILSLQLETAKHKVEYCISKSISKLVLIHGKGEGVLKTELYYLLNNYPVKYYDASYQKYGQGATEVYIYQNAN, from the coding sequence ATGTGTTTAGAAATAGGTAATAAAGTAGCGGTTTTAGATGCTGATATTAGGGGTGTTATAACAAGAAAAGAAAATAATATGTTTTTTGTTAAGGATGAAGGTGGAATGGAGTATTCTTTTTTTGCTGCTGAATTAGTGAAAATACATGTAGATCAAAATGAATTGAGCAAGTATATAGATGTTAATAATCCGTTCTTAAAAGAGAAGGTAAGACAGGTAAAAAAAAAGGAAAAATCATTTTTTGTAAAAGATAAAAAAGAGGTGGTAATGGAGGTTGACTTACATGTAAATAGGTTGGTTAAATCTACTAGAGGGATGGATAATTACGATATTTTATCATTACAATTAGAAACGGCAAAACATAAAGTAGAATATTGTATTTCAAAAAGTATATCAAAATTAGTATTGATTCATGGTAAAGGTGAAGGTGTTTTAAAAACTGAATTATACTACTTATTAAATAATTATCCTGTGAAATATTATGACGCTTCATATCAGAAATATGGTCAAGGAGCAACCGAAGTTTATATATATCAGAACGCTAATTAA
- the dnaN gene encoding DNA polymerase III subunit beta has translation MKFIVSSSQLLKQLQVLGGVINSNNTLPILDNFLFELANNELKISSSDLETTMTSVIEVESTDSGSIAINARLLLDTLKTFPEQPLTFKAESDSTIEIISEQGKYDMAYFSGEEFPKAVELPSPSSTEIPSQILATAISKTIFAAGNDDLRPVMSGVFFQFNSKELTFVATDAHKLVKYTRTDVTADKSAEFIMPKKPLNLLKGILNGSEENVIIEYNDTNAKFNFGNVVLVCRLIDGKYPNYEAVIPKENPNKLTVDRASFLNSVKRVSIFSSKTTHQIRLKMAGTELNISAEDLDYSNKADERLQCDYQGDDMQIGFNSRFLSEMLNNLSANDVLIEMSLPNRAGILTPIDGTDEGEQVTMLVMPVMLNS, from the coding sequence ATGAAATTTATCGTATCTAGCTCTCAGTTATTAAAACAACTACAAGTTTTAGGAGGAGTTATAAACAGCAACAATACATTACCTATTTTAGACAATTTCTTGTTTGAATTGGCTAACAATGAACTTAAAATATCTTCATCTGATCTTGAAACTACGATGACTTCGGTTATAGAAGTAGAAAGTACAGATTCTGGATCGATTGCTATTAATGCTCGTTTATTATTAGACACCTTAAAAACATTTCCTGAACAACCTCTTACTTTTAAAGCTGAAAGTGATAGTACTATTGAAATTATTTCTGAACAAGGTAAATACGACATGGCGTATTTTAGTGGAGAGGAATTCCCTAAAGCGGTTGAATTACCTTCACCTAGCAGTACTGAAATTCCATCACAAATTTTAGCTACCGCAATTTCTAAAACAATTTTCGCTGCTGGTAATGATGATTTAAGACCGGTAATGAGTGGAGTATTTTTTCAGTTCAATTCAAAAGAATTAACTTTTGTTGCTACCGATGCTCATAAATTAGTAAAATATACACGTACAGATGTTACCGCAGATAAATCAGCAGAATTTATCATGCCTAAAAAACCTTTAAACTTATTAAAAGGTATTTTAAATGGATCTGAAGAAAATGTTATTATCGAATATAATGACACTAATGCTAAATTTAACTTTGGTAATGTTGTTTTAGTTTGTCGTTTAATTGATGGTAAGTACCCTAATTACGAAGCTGTAATACCTAAAGAAAACCCAAATAAATTAACTGTAGATAGAGCTTCATTTTTAAACTCAGTTAAACGTGTTTCTATTTTCTCTAGTAAAACAACACATCAAATTCGTTTAAAAATGGCAGGAACAGAATTAAACATCTCTGCTGAAGATTTAGACTACTCTAATAAAGCTGACGAACGTTTACAATGCGATTATCAAGGAGATGATATGCAAATTGGATTTAACTCACGTTTTTTAAGCGAAATGTTAAATAACTTAAGCGCTAATGACGTTTTAATTGAAATGTCTTTACCAAACCGTGCAGGAATTTTAACTCCTATTGATGGTACCGATGAAGGTGAACAAGTTACAATGTTAGTAATGCCGGTAATGCTGAATAGCTAG
- a CDS encoding lipid A deacylase LpxR family protein, translating into MKQKILFLFIILFTSINIFSQRKYSKEFSFLNDNDLYISTSQDRYYTNGMFFTYRYLSSKNAKNIEKKIFDIQIGHHMYTPFKATVQQHGDHDRPFAGYAFGNFGINYFYKNESILKIAMQIGTLGPSAVSKELQDFIHDIYGYKKAIGWKYQIADAFALNLNLDYIKNLANDNYLDVNWVNNLKIGTVYSDFSTGFYGRIGLKPLQKIINSIAFNGNLNSNSTNFNNEIESFIYIKPMLSYTAYDATIQGSFLNNNSPITFEIEPFKFTAEIGIRFTLNRFNFGYAINYHTKKLKSIRVPKNNFYGTIQLNYQFN; encoded by the coding sequence ATGAAACAAAAAATATTATTTTTATTTATCATACTATTCACCTCTATAAATATTTTCTCTCAACGAAAATACAGTAAAGAGTTTAGTTTTTTAAATGATAATGATTTATATATATCTACATCTCAAGATAGATATTATACTAACGGTATGTTTTTTACTTATCGATATTTGAGTAGTAAAAACGCTAAAAATATAGAAAAAAAAATATTCGATATTCAAATTGGTCATCATATGTACACGCCTTTTAAAGCAACTGTTCAACAACATGGTGATCACGACAGACCTTTTGCTGGATACGCTTTTGGGAACTTCGGCATAAATTATTTTTATAAAAATGAATCTATCTTAAAAATAGCTATGCAAATAGGTACTCTTGGTCCTTCTGCGGTAAGTAAAGAACTACAAGATTTCATTCATGATATTTATGGCTACAAAAAAGCTATTGGTTGGAAATATCAGATTGCAGATGCCTTTGCCCTGAATTTAAACCTTGACTATATAAAAAACTTAGCAAACGATAATTACTTAGATGTTAATTGGGTAAACAACCTAAAAATAGGAACTGTATACAGTGACTTTTCTACAGGTTTTTACGGTCGTATTGGGTTAAAACCTTTACAAAAGATAATAAACTCTATTGCTTTTAATGGAAATTTAAATAGTAACTCTACAAATTTCAATAACGAAATTGAATCTTTTATATACATAAAACCGATGCTTAGTTATACTGCTTATGACGCGACTATTCAAGGAAGCTTCTTAAATAACAATAGCCCGATTACCTTTGAAATTGAACCTTTTAAATTTACCGCTGAGATAGGCATACGCTTTACTTTAAATCGATTCAATTTTGGTTACGCAATAAATTACCACACGAAAAAACTAAAAAGCATACGTGTACCTAAAAATAATTTTTACGGTACAATACAGTTAAATTATCAATTTAATTAA
- a CDS encoding cysteine desulfurase family protein — translation MKAVYLDNAATTPMLLEVVEVMQQSMLSNFGNPSSVHQFGRKARAAIETARKKIAKHFNVSAREIFFTAGGTEADNLILYNAVLNLGVKRIVTSRIEHYAVLRTVEYLQKTYNIDVDYVNVNEQGVIQLDDLEVVLKSTSEKTLVSLMYVNNEIGNLLPIQNVAVLCKKHDAYFHSDTVQVIGRYQLDLQKTPIDFIVASGHKFHGPKGIGFAYVRKGISIRPILHGGGQENGVRSSTENVHAILGMEKALEISYKKLDEDREHIVAIKSYFIQQLKTNFKDVQFNGESDNLEKSSYTILNVRFQLKDKMLLFNLDLVGIAVSGGSACQSGASKGSHVLMSFLKEEDVTKTSIRFSFSKLTTLKEVDFTVSKLKEFILR, via the coding sequence ATGAAAGCTGTTTATTTAGATAATGCCGCAACTACACCTATGTTGCTCGAAGTTGTGGAAGTGATGCAACAATCAATGTTAAGTAATTTTGGAAACCCTTCCTCTGTGCATCAGTTTGGTAGAAAAGCAAGGGCGGCTATTGAAACAGCAAGAAAAAAAATAGCAAAGCATTTTAATGTATCTGCAAGAGAAATTTTCTTTACAGCTGGAGGTACGGAAGCTGATAATTTAATTTTGTACAATGCGGTTTTGAACTTAGGTGTGAAAAGAATTGTAACTTCTAGAATAGAACATTATGCCGTTTTACGTACTGTAGAGTACTTGCAGAAAACATATAATATAGATGTAGATTATGTTAATGTGAATGAGCAAGGGGTGATTCAATTGGATGATTTAGAGGTTGTTTTAAAAAGTACAAGCGAAAAAACTTTAGTTAGTTTAATGTATGTTAATAATGAGATAGGTAATTTATTGCCTATTCAAAATGTTGCTGTTTTGTGTAAAAAACATGATGCTTATTTTCATTCGGATACTGTGCAGGTAATTGGTCGTTACCAATTAGATTTACAAAAAACACCAATAGATTTTATTGTAGCTAGCGGTCATAAATTTCATGGGCCAAAAGGAATTGGTTTTGCATATGTAAGAAAAGGTATTTCTATTAGGCCAATATTACATGGAGGAGGACAGGAGAATGGTGTAAGATCTAGTACTGAAAATGTACATGCTATTTTAGGAATGGAAAAAGCTTTAGAAATTTCGTATAAAAAATTAGATGAAGATAGAGAGCATATAGTAGCAATAAAAAGTTATTTTATTCAGCAGTTAAAAACTAATTTTAAGGATGTTCAGTTTAATGGAGAGTCTGATAATTTAGAAAAAAGTAGTTACACTATATTAAATGTTCGTTTTCAATTAAAAGACAAGATGTTATTATTTAATCTAGATTTAGTAGGAATAGCAGTTTCTGGTGGAAGCGCATGTCAAAGTGGAGCTAGTAAAGGGTCGCATGTTTTAATGAGTTTTTTAAAAGAAGAGGATGTAACAAAAACATCAATCAGATTTTCATTTAGTAAGTTAACAACATTAAAAGAAGTTGATTTTACTGTCAGTAAATTAAAAGAATTCATTTTAAGATAG